Genomic DNA from Terriglobia bacterium:
CATCCGCTTATTCCGATCGCACCAACGCGACGCATTACCGGGAATTGCGTGTTGCCGTGGAACCCGTGCGGGCGCGCTTCAGCAGCTGGTATGAACTCTTCCCCAGGTCCTGTGGAACGTTCAAAGAGTGCGAGGCCTTGCTGCCCGAGATTGCCGAGATGGGTTTCGACGTCCTCTATTTCCCGCCGATCCATCCGATTGGTGAATCGCACCGCAAGGGCAGAAATAATGCGACCACGGCGGCACCCGGCGATCCCGGCAGTCCGTGGGCAATCGGGGGGAAGAGCGGCGGGCACAAGGCAATCCATCCTGAACTGGGTACCCTCGACAGCTTTCGGCATCTCGTTGATCAGGCCCGGAAGTCGGGAATAGATATTGCGCTCGATCTGGCTTACCAATGTTCGCCGGATCATCCTTATTTAAAGGATCATCCGGAATGGTTCCGCAGGCGGCCCGACGGCAGCATGCAGTACGCGGAAAATCCTCCGAAAAAATATGAGGACATTTATCCCTTCGAGTTTGGCTCTGCGCACTGGAAAGAACTCTGGGAAGAGCTTAAAAGCATTGTCGAATTCTGGATCGAAAACGGCGTCCGGATCTTTCGTGTCGACAATCCGCACACCAAGCCGTTCGATTTCTGGGAATGGATGATCCGCGACCTGAAAAAGAAACATCCGGACCTGATCTTCCTGGCGGAAGCCTTTACCCGGCCAAACATCATGTACCATCTGGCGAAGCTGGGGTTCACTCAGTCGTACACGTATTTCACCTGGAGAAACGCCAAGAGAGAACTGACGGAGTACCTCACGGAACTCACACAGACAGAGGTGCGCGACTTCTTCCGTCCGAATTTCTGGCCGAACACGCCCGACATTCTTCACGAGTATCTGCAGACGGGTGGCCGCGCGGCGTTCATGTCCCGGCTGGTGCTTGCCGCGACCCTTTCCGCGAGCTATGGAATATACGGCCCGGCGTATGAGCTCTGCGAAAATGTTCCACGCGAGCCGGGCAGTGAAGAGTATCTGAATTCCGAAAAGTATGAGGTCAAGAAGCGGAATCTGTATGATCCGGCCAGCCTGCGCCCTTTCATCTCGCGGGTGAATGCCATCC
This window encodes:
- a CDS encoding alpha-1,4-glucan--maltose-1-phosphate maltosyltransferase — encoded protein: MGERPPERVVIRGVEPEIECGRFAVKRAAGETITVEADIFADGHDAVSAVLRYRHEDDESWLELRMEPLGNDHWRAGFRTDKLGQYLYTITGWVDRFQTWYDDFLKRIAAQQDVAVDLQIGAALLQSAAGRAAGADAQKLREAGNGLQPAAVDDRLAALASAYSDRTNATHYRELRVAVEPVRARFSSWYELFPRSCGTFKECEALLPEIAEMGFDVLYFPPIHPIGESHRKGRNNATTAAPGDPGSPWAIGGKSGGHKAIHPELGTLDSFRHLVDQARKSGIDIALDLAYQCSPDHPYLKDHPEWFRRRPDGSMQYAENPPKKYEDIYPFEFGSAHWKELWEELKSIVEFWIENGVRIFRVDNPHTKPFDFWEWMIRDLKKKHPDLIFLAEAFTRPNIMYHLAKLGFTQSYTYFTWRNAKRELTEYLTELTQTEVRDFFRPNFWPNTPDILHEYLQTGGRAAFMSRLVLAATLSASYGIYGPAYELCENVPREPGSEEYLNSEKYEVKKRNLYDPASLRPFISRVNAIRKENPALQANDRLRFHTVDNDQLICYSKQTADKRNVIVTIVNLDSNWPQSGFVELPVDELGIDVRHPYQMVDLLTGAKFTWQ